From a single Streptomyces sp. NBC_01276 genomic region:
- a CDS encoding iron-containing redox enzyme family protein: METQLPSTDNHTVPTIRRTDAAALVEEVSSWLTVDADEIDAKFLGERPRVVEAVSEMNSAAVTGPDRADAHYHQQLLLSRIYQTVMQIPDQPTAEGSVLLHEVTRMLENATLAAEDAHLEPGLLESAPTEPKQFLSWLKGLIRTHRAFKHPYYTDFINREAQREDLRTYVIQESLIDGRFDDFLAMMQIGTAGASKLEIAGNYWDEMGNGDPEAVHTHLFNKIYEVFDVRAEDLEAAMTTTDLHSGNLAVLLCRYRHLYPEAVGFLGMTEWLAPDRFRNVVRAWERLGLPEVGITYHRLHITIDSQHAAGWFHNVVIPSADTAYMRRGIARGALWRANSSARHLDERLDLARPATERAAAERTPVAAG; this comes from the coding sequence ATGGAGACGCAGTTGCCCAGCACCGACAACCACACCGTGCCCACGATCCGCAGGACCGACGCCGCCGCGCTCGTGGAGGAGGTCTCCTCCTGGCTGACCGTGGACGCCGACGAGATCGACGCCAAGTTCCTGGGCGAGCGCCCGCGCGTCGTCGAGGCGGTGAGCGAGATGAACTCCGCCGCCGTCACCGGCCCCGACCGGGCCGACGCCCACTACCACCAGCAGCTCCTGCTGTCGCGCATCTACCAGACGGTGATGCAGATACCGGACCAGCCGACGGCCGAGGGCTCGGTGCTGCTGCACGAGGTCACCCGGATGCTGGAGAACGCCACCCTGGCCGCCGAGGACGCCCACCTGGAGCCCGGCCTCCTGGAGTCGGCGCCCACCGAGCCCAAGCAGTTCCTGTCCTGGCTCAAGGGACTGATCCGCACCCACCGGGCCTTCAAGCACCCCTACTACACGGACTTCATCAACCGCGAGGCGCAGCGCGAGGACCTGCGCACCTACGTCATCCAGGAGTCGCTGATCGACGGCCGCTTCGACGACTTCCTCGCGATGATGCAGATCGGCACGGCCGGCGCCAGCAAGCTGGAGATCGCCGGGAACTACTGGGACGAGATGGGCAACGGCGATCCCGAGGCCGTGCACACCCACCTCTTCAACAAGATCTACGAGGTGTTCGACGTCCGCGCCGAGGACCTCGAAGCCGCCATGACCACCACCGACCTGCACTCCGGCAACCTCGCGGTGCTGCTGTGCCGGTACCGCCACCTCTACCCGGAGGCGGTCGGCTTCCTCGGCATGACCGAGTGGCTGGCCCCCGACCGGTTCCGCAACGTCGTCCGGGCCTGGGAGCGCCTGGGCCTGCCCGAGGTCGGCATCACCTACCACCGGCTGCACATCACCATCGACTCGCAGCACGCGGCGGGCTGGTTCCACAACGTGGTCATCCCGAGCGCCGACACCGCGTACATGCGCCGCGGCATCGCCCGGGGCGCCCTGTGGCGGGCCAACTCCTCCGCCCGGCACCTCGACGAGCGCCTGGACCTGGCACGGCCCGCCACGGAACGGGCCGCCGCCGAGCGCACGCCCGTCGCCGCGGGCTGA
- a CDS encoding DUF6415 family natural product biosynthesis protein produces the protein MDTGETQGIEDLIRRAIAPYADRPDAEAVACLIDGLITHGQALHSQVAAIPSARRTERAAAALAEWSYFVDAGPTGRGDHANWNHARALARILRNLAPAPAERPGTNR, from the coding sequence ATGGACACCGGCGAGACGCAGGGGATCGAAGACCTCATCCGGCGGGCGATCGCGCCCTACGCGGACCGGCCGGACGCCGAGGCCGTCGCGTGCCTCATCGACGGTCTGATCACCCACGGGCAGGCGCTCCACTCCCAGGTGGCCGCGATCCCCAGCGCCCGTCGGACGGAGCGCGCCGCAGCGGCCCTGGCCGAGTGGTCGTACTTCGTCGACGCCGGCCCGACCGGGCGGGGCGACCACGCGAACTGGAACCACGCCCGGGCCCTGGCCCGGATCCTGCGCAACCTCGCCCCGGCCCCGGCCGAGCGACCCGGCACGAACCGGTGA
- a CDS encoding helix-turn-helix transcriptional regulator yields MPVSPSSSAQAARAVVAARLRDIRKGAGLTVTELAMLCGWHHSKTSRIENARTAPSARDIHHWCGACGRPDEAPDLVVRSMNAESMYSEWRHQVQELKKLQNSWPQVFAETRLFRIYSSTLVPGLVQTEGYAGGLLGTIARFRGYPEAGDEAARARVDRSRIIHEAGRRAVLVVEEAALYYRMGNPDEMAAQLGYLLTAGALPAVSLGVIPRTEAHRTVWPLETFHVYDDTLVSVELLSAEVNITQPSEIALYLKAFEQLRGMAVYGAPARALVVKALEALNLP; encoded by the coding sequence ATGCCCGTCTCCCCATCGTCTTCCGCGCAAGCCGCCCGCGCAGTCGTTGCAGCACGACTGCGCGACATCCGCAAGGGCGCGGGGCTGACGGTCACCGAGCTGGCCATGCTCTGTGGGTGGCACCACTCCAAGACGTCCCGGATCGAGAACGCGCGCACGGCGCCCTCGGCCCGGGACATACATCACTGGTGCGGGGCCTGCGGGCGTCCGGATGAGGCGCCGGATCTCGTCGTCCGGTCCATGAACGCCGAGTCCATGTACAGCGAATGGCGCCACCAGGTGCAAGAACTCAAGAAGCTCCAGAATTCCTGGCCTCAGGTCTTCGCGGAGACGCGGCTGTTCCGGATCTACTCGTCCACGCTCGTGCCCGGTCTGGTCCAGACGGAGGGGTACGCGGGCGGCTTGCTGGGAACCATCGCCCGGTTCCGTGGCTATCCCGAGGCGGGTGACGAAGCGGCGCGCGCACGGGTCGACCGGTCCCGGATCATTCACGAAGCGGGCCGCCGGGCCGTCCTCGTGGTCGAGGAGGCGGCCCTGTACTACCGGATGGGCAACCCGGACGAGATGGCCGCCCAGCTCGGGTACCTGCTGACCGCCGGGGCACTGCCCGCTGTGTCCCTCGGGGTGATCCCGCGCACCGAGGCCCACCGCACGGTATGGCCACTGGAGACCTTCCACGTCTACGACGACACGCTCGTGTCCGTGGAACTGCTCTCGGCGGAGGTCAACATCACGCAACCCTCCGAGATCGCGCTGTACCTGAAAGCGTTCGAGCAATTGCGGGGCATGGCCGTCTACGGTGCGCCCGCTCGGGCCCTGGTCGTCAAGGCGCTTGAGGCACTGAATCTGCCGTGA
- a CDS encoding DUF6879 family protein, which yields MMSSTPTFDELMAGCSTAVHLEMRDSYAVDYETGPFAAWREGHRHDPANRAVWWRPWLDMVARAVGRGVVIRRARIVSEPVSEYTRFLYDGTFTNVAAGEDVRWLGRRHASDIPLPGNDFWLFDAEWVHWNHFAGDGSSLGEEITSDPLSAKLCAEAFESVWARATPHAEYKI from the coding sequence GTGATGTCCTCGACGCCCACGTTCGATGAGCTGATGGCCGGCTGCAGCACCGCTGTTCACCTGGAGATGCGCGACTCGTACGCCGTGGACTACGAGACCGGTCCGTTCGCGGCCTGGCGCGAAGGCCACCGGCACGATCCGGCCAACCGGGCGGTTTGGTGGCGCCCTTGGCTGGACATGGTGGCGCGCGCGGTAGGCCGAGGAGTTGTGATCCGACGGGCCCGGATCGTCTCCGAGCCGGTCAGCGAGTACACCCGCTTCCTGTACGACGGAACGTTCACGAACGTTGCCGCGGGTGAGGACGTGCGCTGGCTCGGCCGCCGCCACGCCTCGGACATACCGCTGCCGGGCAACGACTTCTGGCTCTTCGACGCGGAGTGGGTCCACTGGAATCACTTCGCGGGTGACGGGTCGTCCCTTGGAGAAGAGATCACCAGCGATCCGCTTTCGGCGAAGCTGTGCGCTGAAGCCTTCGAGTCGGTCTGGGCTCGTGCCACGCCGCATGCCGAGTACAAGATCTGA